The following are from one region of the Desulfuromonas sp. genome:
- a CDS encoding exostosin family protein: MSKIFITTPSFNSSETIDATITSVLFQAGDFTVHYHVQDGGSTDGTVDLLKAWEERVNNGLFPLASKGVFFSYATEPDSGMYDAIVRGFKTFRMGPHDWMAWINSDDLLLPGSFAFLRAIDAHLNPEEVRWVTGASAISNDNVRVYTGPRPFCQDAIKNGLCDGKHWNFVQQEGTFFRNSLWEAIDSYEDFSRYKYAGDWNLWRSFAQSYRIYQTQFPLGEFFKREGQISQSCRDQYDEEINSTVSVKERVEALRVLSHAGRGEQLVLQTHWASKAVSIAQWPIDYEVKYWVKRVFGEDEESSEPVEEKQSAKTPAKESAKTPDKAVASSGPPSAQDSEAAVVGYDADWQFPAITEKQAYTKAVELLPEVPGVVYFGFPWATLIDRLANGTADAEVLKDTLYGFRSELKKFKRVVTVCQHILMLDFQDLFIDLGVTDIFWTHAVKGQESLSKNSDVRIHPFPLFPVQALDSGSQIDPSQKKYLFSFIGAKANDWYLTNSRELILEHLGQDERGLVVGREKWHYEGVVYQHQIFKRSGADDKDLIDNDASQQFKNAMALSLFSLCPSGSGPNSIRLWESFGSGVIPVVLADTYLPPGDQALWEEATVSCAEKLEDILALPDRLEALSRDEALLERKRKALRQLWMLYGPDHFVYDIQKLFISLSGDAADRTVSRQSPSHDYLIRMAQAVLDKGAGDAPLLRTFVLGCCTRLMINSSEFVQQYNQSKELRRAYRHALASCDIKHVENLERVLQVRDVELK, translated from the coding sequence ATGTCAAAAATATTCATAACTACACCGTCATTTAATTCCAGCGAGACTATCGACGCGACCATCACCAGTGTCCTGTTTCAGGCCGGTGATTTTACCGTCCACTACCATGTGCAGGACGGGGGATCTACGGACGGAACGGTCGATTTGCTTAAGGCCTGGGAAGAAAGGGTCAATAACGGCCTTTTCCCCTTGGCGAGCAAGGGGGTGTTCTTCTCCTATGCGACAGAGCCCGATTCGGGGATGTACGACGCAATAGTGAGAGGATTCAAGACGTTTCGCATGGGGCCTCATGATTGGATGGCCTGGATCAATTCGGACGATCTTCTCCTGCCGGGGTCTTTTGCCTTTCTCAGGGCCATTGATGCTCACCTGAACCCAGAGGAGGTGCGCTGGGTGACGGGTGCCTCTGCAATCTCCAACGACAATGTCAGGGTTTATACGGGGCCCCGCCCTTTCTGCCAAGATGCCATAAAGAATGGGCTGTGTGACGGAAAACACTGGAACTTTGTTCAGCAGGAAGGGACCTTTTTCCGCAACAGCTTGTGGGAAGCCATCGACAGTTACGAGGATTTCAGTCGCTACAAGTACGCCGGGGACTGGAACCTGTGGCGCTCGTTTGCGCAAAGCTACCGCATCTACCAGACCCAGTTCCCCCTCGGGGAGTTCTTTAAAAGGGAGGGACAAATCTCCCAGTCCTGCCGCGACCAATACGATGAAGAAATCAATTCGACTGTCAGCGTGAAGGAGCGGGTGGAGGCCCTGAGGGTGTTAAGCCATGCCGGCCGGGGGGAGCAGCTGGTACTTCAAACCCACTGGGCGTCAAAGGCCGTCTCCATCGCCCAATGGCCCATCGATTATGAGGTGAAGTACTGGGTGAAAAGGGTGTTCGGTGAAGACGAGGAGTCCTCCGAGCCCGTCGAGGAAAAACAGAGTGCAAAGACCCCGGCCAAGGAGAGCGCCAAGACCCCGGATAAGGCAGTTGCTTCCAGTGGGCCGCCTTCTGCGCAAGACTCAGAAGCGGCCGTTGTCGGTTACGATGCCGATTGGCAGTTTCCGGCGATAACGGAGAAGCAGGCCTACACCAAGGCGGTTGAATTGCTGCCGGAAGTGCCCGGCGTCGTCTATTTCGGCTTTCCCTGGGCGACCCTGATAGACCGGTTGGCGAATGGGACCGCCGACGCGGAAGTTTTGAAGGACACTCTTTACGGATTTCGCTCGGAGTTGAAGAAGTTTAAAAGAGTGGTGACCGTGTGCCAGCACATTTTGATGCTCGACTTTCAGGACCTCTTTATCGACTTGGGCGTCACGGATATATTTTGGACCCATGCTGTAAAGGGACAGGAGTCTCTAAGCAAGAATAGTGACGTCAGGATTCATCCCTTTCCACTTTTCCCGGTGCAGGCTCTCGACAGTGGTTCGCAAATCGATCCGAGTCAGAAAAAGTACCTTTTCTCCTTCATCGGCGCGAAGGCGAACGATTGGTATCTGACCAATTCCAGAGAACTGATACTTGAACACCTTGGTCAGGATGAAAGAGGGCTGGTCGTTGGAAGAGAGAAATGGCATTATGAGGGCGTTGTCTATCAGCACCAGATTTTCAAAAGGTCGGGTGCTGACGATAAAGACCTGATCGACAATGACGCTTCGCAGCAGTTCAAAAATGCGATGGCCCTCAGCCTGTTTTCGCTCTGCCCTTCAGGCTCGGGGCCCAACTCCATCAGGCTTTGGGAGTCTTTCGGTTCCGGGGTGATTCCCGTCGTCCTCGCAGACACCTACCTCCCTCCGGGGGACCAGGCTCTGTGGGAGGAGGCCACGGTGTCTTGCGCGGAGAAGCTGGAGGATATTCTGGCCCTTCCCGACCGGCTTGAGGCCCTTTCTCGCGACGAGGCTCTCCTCGAGAGGAAGCGAAAAGCCCTGCGGCAGCTTTGGATGTTGTATGGCCCGGACCACTTTGTTTATGACATCCAGAAACTGTTCATATCTCTGTCGGGAGACGCCGCCGACCGTACTGTGTCACGGCAATCCCCCTCACACGACTACCTTATTCGCATGGCGCAAGCGGTCCTTGATAAGGGTGCGGGTGATGCACCGCTGCTGAGGACTTTTGTCCTGGGATGCTGCACGCGCCTGATGATCAATAGCAGTGAATTCGTGCAACAATACAATCAAAGCAAGGAGCTGCGAAGGGCCTACAGGCATGCCCTCGCTTCTTGCGACATCAAACATGTCGAAAACTTGGAGAGAGTGCTTCAGGTCAGAGACGTTGAATTGAAATGA
- a CDS encoding glycosyltransferase family 10 — MKKIHIMGKRAHRTPLSYPEYKKIAQRYFEYTPKPEDADFLVFSFKLDMLENMEEVNDLLSKRPDMRLVILSEEPLWDTVWGGEFLSKKSKVLLGDREHPVVVLNHFTTSIYDYESIPYFVTTSDDYFARYSYLFSRNRNLKGSDLTALWGKASLRAAFYAENRDNPQYDVHFSSLDVWGLSRYRTLVAKGMAGAGVARVGQGWGETVRRQQLPDWHLDKLAALDRGVFFASGLENTHQWNYVSEKIFDAFAVQGVPLYFASADHGVMRLVPPGSFVNLYGLNPDAAIERLKGFRPDKEFLDRYLEAQFMLHGVFSNSMNLARERRRIVGEIVAEFEVID; from the coding sequence ATGAAAAAAATCCATATTATGGGGAAGCGCGCCCATCGCACGCCGCTCTCCTATCCTGAGTATAAAAAAATAGCCCAAAGATATTTCGAATATACGCCAAAACCGGAAGACGCCGATTTTCTCGTCTTCAGCTTTAAGCTCGATATGCTCGAAAATATGGAAGAGGTCAACGATCTTCTTTCAAAGCGCCCCGATATGCGATTGGTTATTTTGTCTGAAGAGCCGTTGTGGGATACGGTGTGGGGCGGAGAGTTCCTGTCGAAAAAATCAAAAGTATTGCTCGGTGATCGTGAGCATCCCGTCGTAGTGCTCAATCATTTTACGACCTCGATATATGATTACGAATCAATACCGTACTTCGTGACAACATCCGATGATTATTTCGCGAGGTATTCCTACCTTTTTTCCAGAAATCGAAATTTGAAAGGGTCGGACTTGACTGCCCTGTGGGGGAAGGCTTCCCTGAGGGCGGCCTTTTACGCGGAGAACCGCGACAACCCCCAGTATGACGTCCATTTCTCTTCCCTCGATGTCTGGGGACTGAGCCGCTACCGAACGCTTGTGGCGAAAGGGATGGCGGGTGCAGGGGTCGCCCGGGTCGGACAGGGGTGGGGCGAAACGGTCCGTCGCCAGCAGTTGCCCGATTGGCATCTGGATAAGCTGGCGGCCTTGGATCGGGGAGTCTTTTTCGCTTCGGGGCTTGAGAACACTCATCAGTGGAATTACGTGTCGGAGAAGATTTTCGACGCTTTTGCCGTTCAAGGCGTACCTCTCTATTTTGCCAGCGCAGATCACGGCGTTATGCGCCTCGTTCCGCCGGGGTCGTTTGTCAACCTCTATGGCCTGAACCCCGATGCGGCTATCGAAAGGCTAAAGGGGTTCCGTCCCGACAAGGAGTTCCTGGATCGGTATCTGGAGGCGCAGTTTATGCTCCATGGGGTGTTTTCGAATTCGATGAATTTGGCAAGGGAGCGCCGGCGAATTGTTGGGGAGATCGTAGCCGAATTTGAGGTCATCGATTAG